TCTTTGTATCAGCTACAACTGACTACACAACGAAATAAATAAGGAGAGGGGAATAGATGATAGGTTACAGAAATGGTCAAAATTTGTTGCAATTATATGGCTATGATTATATGAGTACAAGACATTTCGACTTTCTTCTACATTGATAAAGGAAGAAGCATCCTTCGCTTCTTTTTGTGGGCCATTTTTACATGTTTGGTTACCTTCATACATAATAGTAGCAACAATGTGATTGTTGCTAATACTAAAGCAAGCTTCAACTGTCTGTAATATAACGAAATGGCTAAGAATATTACAAATGCTAGAATGACTAGTTCCCAAATTACAAAAAGCACCACATCTACCCTGcatcaaaaagaaaaaagaaaaagaaaaaaaaaaaacattagaaGCCACGGATTGTTACAACAAATATAAAGATAAAATTATCAATAAAAATAATTGTCACACACCTTTACAATGATGAAGAAGTTATAACGTTTTTAAAGATGATGAAGGGGTTATAAGGTTTTTAAGATGACGAAGGGGTTATAAGGTTTTTAAAGATGATAAATCACATCTGTTACAATACTAATTGGATTTAAAGAGCATAACCCAATAAGTTCACATTAGGCTGGTAGCTGATAATAGAAGGTAGTAATTTTTACCCATTTAACTATATATGACTTGATTTGGTTCTTGCTTAATTTTAATAGGTCTAATGAGTGAAGAAAGTATAGCTAAAAGGGAAATGATATACCTCCTTAATCGTTCtatttatctaaaaaaaaaaaaactattctataattgaaataataaaactTCTGTAATCATATTTCGCTCCTACATTTTCATTTCTTATGTCCAAAATGGGAGCCTCTTTTTCAATTGATAAACCATCCAACAAATTGACTGGTACAGCCATATCTGACATTAAATTCTTATACGTAAGCACAACACGAAGGGTTAGGTGTGCCATGTGACATTGATACTTTTAGCGTAATTTTCTATACAACTTACTACTATTCTCGTCTGATCATTTATTCCTGTGTGCCAGCCTACTATACAATATTCACACAAACTAATCTTCCCTACTAGTCATGTTTAGCTCCATATATATATCTTCCATTAAGATACACAAAAAGAACTCACAAACttaagataataatgatgatacacgATTTTTCTTAATTGTCCATTCACATAATCATCCACCTTATTCTCTATGTCTATAAAGGATTCCTCTACATCTTCTAATCATTCTCCAACTACGTCTAACATTATGTCTTTTCAGAAGATTTCACTATCAACATCAAGCTCCCAATTTCCAATAAACATAAAATAATCCGCTATTCAACTATTACAATTTAAACAACCCACTATTTCACTCTTGAACAAAACATGAAAATTGATCTTCAAATCGTAAGAACAGGTAACAATTTGATCTCCGAAATGTTGATTCTAATAGGTTCCTGCTACTTTTTATACTCTTTTGCAATCGATTTCTGCTAACAAAACATAACATATTTCACGAAATTTGAAGAACAAATAAACCGTCATTTTTTACCTTAAAACTTGAAATCGAGATTTATGTTGCATAAGATCAATCTGATGATACAGAAATGTTCAGTGATGAAAACCTAAACTTTGTGAGTTATTTTGAGGATCAAACAACAACTGAAACGAAAATTATGACTTTGAGCAAAAACTTTGACCAACGAATTCGATGAATGTTAATGAAATCTGATAATTGGCGTAGCTTAAACGAGTAATTGTGAACACAAATATGCTATCAATTTCAGTCCTAAAGCTCTAGATCGTTCCAACAACCAAATTCGTTTGACCTAGTTTGACCAATCAAAAACAGGTACTGTAACGATTGAAAACTGGATTTAAATGCGAACTGAAGCTGTAGATCGGTGAGATGAAGCTCTTTAGCTCTGATAACACTTGATAAGTCTTGTTTCCAGCTTCAATTCGTGATTAGGTTGTTTGATCCAAATGTACAGTTAGGTTAGTTAGTTACTTAGTTTGAAGGTGATGAATACAATAAAAACAGAATCTGAATGTATCACAATAATATGTATTGAATCCATATATCGTATTGTACAACTCGTGGCCAATGGATTAATCACAATGATTCAATCCAAATAACTAATTCAATGACACACACAGCCTAAAACGTCTTCTCATTATTGTTCATAATCTATAATTGCTAGAAATATTATTCCCAGCAACATGATTCTCGATTCGAACAAAAATCTAATTCAATGACACGTACAGCCTAACGTCTTCTCATTATTATTGTTCATAATAATAAAAAGTGCACACGGCACATCCTAACTATACTTTGAACATACACAAACACTTATGTATCAATGGGTCAAGAAATAAATAGCAAGTGAGGCTGACTAGTTAATATGTCCGATCGATTACATAAAACGATACGTTTCATAGTCCTCCTCCGAACATTCACCAATTCTATAGTCTGTAACCTAATTTCCTCTAAATAATAACTCAAAAATATCACCAAAGTATCCAAAACCTACAACTCATTTCATTAACTGTAATTATCAAATGAATGTCGATCAGCTAGTAACAGTACGACTAATTTCAAATTTATTAATTAACTCAGGAACAAACTAGATATTTAATTTCACTACTAAGAGTATAAATTAAGAAACCCTAAATAAACACATACCTGGAATTGTATAAATTAGGAGTTggagaaaataatgaaacggaggcCCAATCATGCTTGTTTTGAACTTGATACTCTCTGAGCTGTTCCACCAGATTCGATCGAGTAATTTTTTTATCTGGATGTATAGAATTCGAGCGCGATAACATCCTAAAATTAATTACTAatcctattatttttatttttatttttcaattataaataaatataaatgaagCACAACGAAGAATTAGAGTTGAAGCAGTATGTATATACTAGACGCCGGAGAGAATCCGGCAGATGTAATCGGCGATACGGAAAATAGTCAACGTGATTCTTCTATTTTTTTAATCCGTACGGCGaagaatattaataattatatatccgGTCCTTGTATTTTGTTAAATACTAAAAAGTCAATTTCTTTGTgagcatatttttttttaaagaaaaatggTCTTGGAATCACAATGGTCACTCACCATATCATTTTTCACGCACACACGTATTTTAGGGCAAAAAATTGAACCGCATAACAAGGACTTGATCCATTAATCCATACGGACATGTAGATTGGGTCGATTTCCTACATACGAGACGATAAAACCTCCCTCACGAACTTTTTTTTTTTACGGACTAGTGATTGAACCCTGACCTCCAACCATGCCCAATATTCAAGGAATTGGAGTTGAACCATTGAGTCACGAAGATGATTCTTGTGAGCATCTTTTAACTTGTGATGAGACTTCATATACTGAAATATTTGCTAACGTGCATCTACACATGATAATTCTCCACATATCTAATCTAATCTAACTTAACTGGACGATGGATGTACGTGTAGTAGTGTTCGACCAAATGCATATAATCATTGTTTAACCTAAGAAAATTAGTTTCAATTGAATAAATGAAAATACCTCTTACGGTTCAAAGAAACAACTCATGCCCAGTAGAGAAAACATAAATTTTTTCACCCGGggcgaaaaaaaaattaaaaacgtaGCAACTTCTTTGGCTAACATatgaagatttttgggcaaaatatgaaggtttttagGAAAAATTTGgcggtttttgggcaaaattttgGGGTTTTGGGCACAATTTGAAGGTTATGggccaaaatatgaaggttttggggcaaaaaaatttTCActgggggcaaaatcgaaaaacccaaaatttttacactgaatatTGCAAATCCACTGGGAGCGAGTGCCCCTCCTTGCCCCCACCTGTTTTCCGCCACTGCTCATGCCGCATACGAAAAAAGTTCTTTAAACAAGTTCGTAGGATACTTTGGTTAAAAAGCAAAATAGTCATCCTACAACTGTTGTGTGACCCCATCTCGATCGCTTCATCGACTATATGATTGTCTCGAACCTTGAGTAGAAGTTTGCCCAGTCTCTTTATCCTCTATTTTCGATATCTACTTGTAAACATGCTTTTTTTAAAAGGTTCATCGCCCGAAGAATTATCAAATATTAAATTAATTGAATTCATTAGTTTTGAATAGTAGTATGTAACTGTAGTTAATTATACAAGAATTATATGTGAAAAATaagatttgtatatctattaatagcaTGTCATGAGT
This window of the Rutidosis leptorrhynchoides isolate AG116_Rl617_1_P2 chromosome 7, CSIRO_AGI_Rlap_v1, whole genome shotgun sequence genome carries:
- the LOC139858791 gene encoding uncharacterized protein, with protein sequence MLSRSNSIHPDKKITRSNLVEQLREYQVQNKHDWASVSLFSPTPNLYNSRVDVVLFVIWELVILAFVIFLAISLYYRQLKLALVLATITLLLLLCMKVTKHVKMAHKKKRRMLLPLSM